The genomic segment AAATGGGAAGCTAAATGTTGTGACAACATTTTATCCAGTTTATGAGTTTACTAAGCAAGTGACAGGTGATACTGCTAATGTTAAATTGCTAATCGGTGCAGGGACAGAACCACATGAATATGAACCTTCTGCTAAGGCGGTTGCAACGATTCAAGATGCAGATACTTTCGTTTATGAAAATGAAAACATGGAAACTTGGGTGCCAAAATTGCTTAAAACCTTGAAAAAAGGTAAAGTGAATGTGGTGAAGGCGACTGGGAAGATGTTGCTACTGCCTGGTACAGAAGAGGAAGGAGATCATGATCATGGTAAAGAAGGACATCATCATGAATACGATCCTCATGTATGGTTATCACCAAAACGTGCTATTAAAATGGTGGAAAATATTCGTGACAGCTTAAGTAAACGCTATCCCGATAAGAAAGCGACTTTCCAAAAGAACGCAGCAGCTTACATTAAGAAATTAGAAACTCTGGATAAAGAATATACAACTGGTTTAGCAAATGCAAAACAAAAAAGTTTTGTGACGCAACATGCTGCTTTTCGATATCTTGCATTGGATTATGGTTTGAAACAAGTTCCTATTTCAGGTCTTTCACCAGATAGTGAGCCTTCAGCAGCGCGTTTGGCTGAATTGACAAAATATATTAAGAAAAACAATATTAAGTATATCTATTTTGAAGAAAATGCTTCTCAAGCATTGGCTTCTACATTGGCAAAAGAAACAGGTGTGAAGTTAGATGTCCTTAATCCGCTTGAAAGTTTGACTGAAAAGCAAACAAAAGATGGAGCAGACTACATTTCCATCATGCAATCAAACCTGAAAGCTTTGAAAAAGACGACAGATCAAGCTGGTACTGAAATTTCTGCTGAAAAAGAAAAAAATACAAAGACTGTACAAAATGGCTACTTTGAAGATAGTGCTGTCAAAGACCGTACGTTGTCTGACTATGCAGGTCAATGGCAATCCGTTTATCCATATTTGCAAGATGGAACTTTAGACCAAGTCTTTGATTACAAAGCAAAATTAAGCGGTAAGATGACAGCTGCTGAGTACAAAGCGTATTATGAAAAAGGCTATAAGACAGATGTGTCTCATATCAATATCACAGATAAGACTATGGAATTTGTAGTCAACGGACAAAAGAAAAAATTTACTTACAAATACGTTGGTAAGCATACATTGACTTATTCTAAAGGCAATCGTGGTGTGCGTTTCATGTTTGAAACAACGGATAAAGATGCTGGAAAATATAAATATGTGCAATTCAGCGACCATAATATTGCACCAACGAAAGCAGCACACTTCCATATCTTCTATGGTGGTGAAAGCCAAGAAGCACTTTTCAACGAATTAGAAAATTGGCCAACTTACTACCCAACTAAGCTGAGCGGACAAGAAATTGCCCAAGAAATGCTGGCACATTGATGAAGATGTAAGAGCGTAAAAACGTTCAGAAATTAGTCAAAGTTAGGATTGTTTTTATGCAAAATAATGA from the Streptococcus constellatus subsp. constellatus genome contains:
- a CDS encoding zinc ABC transporter substrate-binding protein AdcA, yielding MKKIGLLVASLLSLFLVACSNQKSANGKLNVVTTFYPVYEFTKQVTGDTANVKLLIGAGTEPHEYEPSAKAVATIQDADTFVYENENMETWVPKLLKTLKKGKVNVVKATGKMLLLPGTEEEGDHDHGKEGHHHEYDPHVWLSPKRAIKMVENIRDSLSKRYPDKKATFQKNAAAYIKKLETLDKEYTTGLANAKQKSFVTQHAAFRYLALDYGLKQVPISGLSPDSEPSAARLAELTKYIKKNNIKYIYFEENASQALASTLAKETGVKLDVLNPLESLTEKQTKDGADYISIMQSNLKALKKTTDQAGTEISAEKEKNTKTVQNGYFEDSAVKDRTLSDYAGQWQSVYPYLQDGTLDQVFDYKAKLSGKMTAAEYKAYYEKGYKTDVSHINITDKTMEFVVNGQKKKFTYKYVGKHTLTYSKGNRGVRFMFETTDKDAGKYKYVQFSDHNIAPTKAAHFHIFYGGESQEALFNELENWPTYYPTKLSGQEIAQEMLAH